In Populus nigra chromosome 1, ddPopNigr1.1, whole genome shotgun sequence, one genomic interval encodes:
- the LOC133700772 gene encoding structure-specific endonuclease subunit SLX1, giving the protein MTRSLSKTFRSVKLKASSSKPPPPQQQQPSSSSSLPRSRKTRAKSSLNSKSRSWSVYLILSTNHPIKTYVGVTTNFSRRLKQHNGELKGGAKASRAGRPWISACIIRGFNDRSEACKFESKWKSFSRKLPRKRIDDDQMKQSSKDSHRLLQHRKIALDRVKGSFDLSHLEIDWELNIF; this is encoded by the exons ATGACGAGGTCGCTGTCTAAGACGTTCCGGTCCGTAAAACTTAAAGCATCCTCAtcaaaaccaccaccaccacaacaacaacaaccatcCTCATCCTCATCATTGCCCCGATCAAGAAAAACACGAGCAAAATCGAGCTTAAATTCGAAATCGAGATCATGGTCTGTGTATCTTATTCTCTCTACCAACCACCCGATCAAGACTTACGTTGGTGTCACCACCAATTTCTCTCGCCG CTTGAAACAACATAATGGCGAGCTTAAAGGAGGTGCAAAAGCATCCCGTGCAGGAAGGCCGTGGATTTCTGCATGCATAATTCGCGGTTTTAATGACCGAAGTGAGG CTTGCAAGTTTGAATCAAAATGGAAAAGCTTTTCAAGGAAATTGCCTCGAAAAAGGATAGATGATGACCAGATGAAGCAGAGCAGCAAGGACTCGCACCGACTCCTGCAACATAGGAAGATTGCCCTCGATAGGGTTAAAGGTTCATTTGATCTTAGTCACTTAGAAATTGACTGGGAATTGAATATTTTCTGA
- the LOC133677427 gene encoding acyl-CoA--sterol O-acyltransferase 1-like, which produces MENETANFINISISVFVPTCYCYTVGRVVSKGAARFLCLLPIVFLFSYLPLYFFSIYLSGLTAFFIAWLANFKILLFAFGEGPLSSDPSISLASFVFVACFPIRIQQKPSPRSRDSHLQDKEPKDGRKHMKYTIKVLLFAILANVPGYREYIHPQIVSFLYFLLLYVELETLFGVAAVAAQVLIGLELEPPFNEPYLSTSLQDFWGRRWNLIVSSILRPAVYKPTRNLASLVVGRKWALIPAFMGTFLVSGLMHELILFYYVECDQRSPWELTCFFLLHGVCLLTEIALKKQFGGRWQLPRLVSGPLTMGFVLFTGFHLFLPSLDRCKAFEKAYVELAALMAFLGKESQRLADYLVRIPHYN; this is translated from the exons ATGGAGAATGAGACTGCTAACTTCATAAATATTTCGATCTCAGTCTTTGTCCCTACCTGCTATTGCTATACTGTTGGTCGGGTGGTTTCTAAAGGAGCTGCTAGATTCCTATGTTTGCTTCCGATAGTTTTCCTCTTTTCGTATCttcctctctatttttttt CCATCTATCTTTCGGGCCTTACAGCTTTTTTCATTGCTTGGCTTGCAAATTTCAAGATCTTACTGTTCGCTTTTGGTGAGGGTCCTTTGTCTTCAGATCCATCAATCTCTCTTGCAAGTTTTGTGTTTGTAGCTTGTTTTCCCATCAGGATCCAACAAAAGCCATCTCCTAGGTCCCGTGACTCCCATCTACAGGACAAAGAGCCTAAAGATGGTAGAAAACATATGAAGTATACAATCAAGGTGTTGCTTTTCGCTATATTGGCTAATGTTCCTGGGTATAGGGAATATATCCATCCACAGATCGTTTCCTTCCTCTACTTTCTCCTTTTATATGTTGAACTTGAAACACTATTCGGTGTGGCCGCGGTTGCGGCTCAAGTTTTGATAGGGCTAGAGCTTGAGCCACCATTTAATGAGCCATACCTCTCAACCTCATTACAAGATTTCTGGGGTAGAAGATGGAATCTCATTGTTTCAAGTATTTTACGACCTGCCGTGTACAAACCAACACGCAATCTTGCTTCACTAGTTGTTGGCAGAAAGTGGGCACTAATTCCTGCCTTCATGGGGACATTTCTTGTGTCAGGACTCATGCACGAGCTGATCCTTTTCTACTATGTGGAGTGTGATCAGAGGTCCCCATGGGAGCTCACATGCTTCTTTCTCCTCCATGGAGTGTGTCTATTAACTGAGATTGCTTTAAAGAAGCAATTTGGTGGCCGATGGCAATTGCCACGGCTGGTATCAGGGCCTCTGACAATGGGATTCGTGTTATTTACCGGCTTTCATCTGTTCTTGCCCTCGTTGGATCGGTGTAAAGCTTTTGAAAAGGCGTATGTGGAGCTGGCTGCATTAATGGCGTTCCTAGGGAAGGAGAGTCAAAGGCTTGCTGATTATTTGGTTCGTATTCCCCATTACAATTGA